In Ardenticatenales bacterium, a single genomic region encodes these proteins:
- a CDS encoding restriction endonuclease, translating into MTARFESRVGWWGTWKRAEAAETPAEARRNSRVGWLVIAGISLLQITWLIYHYLGQPAWLGMLPAWLREGMGLVESAGIFTLAVIWGGLWWRHRWQRQQEEAPPPIAGNHVTVAEIYALSPGAFERYVAGIFRRKGYRVKIRGGSGDLGVDLEVTNQHGKRAIVQCKRYQHTVGAEVVRELYGTLIHERAAHAFLVTTADISTAARDWSQGKPITLIDGETLVHIAYTLTT; encoded by the coding sequence ATGACGGCACGGTTTGAGTCGCGCGTGGGTTGGTGGGGCACGTGGAAACGGGCGGAGGCGGCGGAAACGCCGGCCGAGGCGCGGCGGAATTCGCGCGTGGGGTGGCTGGTGATTGCCGGCATTTCCCTCCTGCAAATCACCTGGTTAATCTACCACTATCTGGGGCAGCCCGCGTGGCTGGGCATGTTGCCGGCATGGTTGCGTGAGGGGATGGGGTTGGTGGAAAGTGCCGGCATTTTCACCCTGGCCGTCATCTGGGGCGGATTGTGGTGGCGGCATCGCTGGCAGCGGCAACAAGAAGAAGCACCCCCGCCCATTGCCGGCAATCATGTCACCGTGGCCGAAATTTATGCGTTAAGTCCGGGGGCGTTTGAGCGGTACGTTGCCGGCATCTTCCGTCGCAAAGGGTATCGCGTCAAAATACGCGGCGGCAGCGGCGACCTCGGCGTCGATCTGGAAGTCACCAACCAACACGGCAAACGAGCCATCGTGCAATGCAAACGGTATCAACACACCGTCGGCGCGGAAGTCGTGCGCGAACTGTACGGAACCCTCATCCACGAACGCGCCGCCCACGCCTTCCTCGTCACCACCGCCGACATCTCCACCGCCGCCCGTGACTGGTCACAAGGCAAACCCATCACCCTCATCGACGGCGAAACCCTGGTCCACATCGCGTACACACTCACAACGTAA
- a CDS encoding MFS transporter, which produces MLPQGTCMDRRRLIAIFMIVFTNVLGGGVILPILPLLAEGQMGATAFQATALNTAYWAASFLAAPVLGRLSDIFGRRPVLIISQIGTVLSFVMFIFAGQMGAGLENAGLRLGISGALFVAYLARTLDGLTGGNITTAQAYITDISTPETRAQALGTLSAGFGLGFIFGPVFGGFLATINVTAPFVGAALITLGSVTLTTLILPESLPPEMRASARQKDRTTTISTGQLLRERGVTIVLVTNFMIVLAFAALQSTFALFADRVLFPELGGSQLVARNVGLLLTLVGIVSVLTQLFLIRPLIKRLGERRLVIVGISALALGFLATGLAQSVLVVAISIIPISFGQGVIQPSLQSVITRFGTDQMRGRLLGIYQSASSLALIAGPLWGGYVFEQVNPHAPYLLSVPLLLLAAGCAFLLLRDPSAGRALQRSSS; this is translated from the coding sequence ATGTTGCCACAAGGAACCTGCATGGATCGTCGTCGCCTCATCGCCATCTTCATGATCGTCTTCACCAACGTCCTCGGCGGGGGCGTTATCTTGCCCATTCTGCCCCTCCTGGCCGAGGGGCAAATGGGAGCCACGGCTTTTCAAGCCACGGCCTTGAACACCGCTTACTGGGCGGCCTCATTCCTGGCCGCGCCCGTTCTGGGTCGTCTCTCCGACATATTCGGACGCCGCCCCGTTCTCATCATCAGCCAGATCGGCACGGTACTCTCCTTTGTCATGTTCATTTTTGCCGGCCAGATGGGGGCGGGATTGGAGAACGCGGGGCTGCGCCTGGGCATCAGCGGCGCGCTCTTCGTCGCCTACCTGGCGCGCACCCTCGATGGTCTCACCGGGGGCAATATCACAACCGCGCAGGCGTATATCACGGACATCAGCACGCCAGAGACGCGGGCGCAGGCGCTGGGCACACTCAGCGCCGGTTTTGGCCTCGGCTTCATCTTTGGCCCGGTGTTTGGCGGCTTTCTGGCAACGATCAACGTGACGGCTCCCTTTGTGGGCGCGGCCCTGATCACGTTGGGCAGCGTCACCCTGACAACCCTCATTCTGCCCGAATCATTACCGCCGGAAATGCGGGCGTCCGCCCGTCAAAAAGACAGAACGACAACCATCTCCACGGGACAGCTTTTGCGAGAGCGAGGCGTGACGATCGTGTTGGTGACGAATTTCATGATCGTGCTGGCTTTCGCGGCGCTGCAAAGCACGTTTGCCCTGTTTGCGGACCGCGTCTTGTTTCCAGAATTGGGCGGATCGCAACTCGTCGCCCGCAACGTGGGGCTGCTGCTTACGCTCGTGGGCATCGTCAGCGTCCTCACGCAGTTGTTTCTCATTCGCCCGCTGATTAAGCGGTTAGGGGAGCGTCGCCTGGTTATTGTGGGCATCAGCGCGCTGGCGCTTGGCTTTCTGGCCACGGGGTTGGCGCAAAGTGTACTCGTGGTGGCAATCAGCATCATCCCCATTTCCTTCGGACAGGGCGTGATCCAACCGAGTCTGCAATCCGTTATCACGCGCTTTGGTACGGACCAGATGCGCGGGCGGCTGCTGGGTATTTATCAGTCGGCTAGCAGTCTGGCGTTGATTGCGGGGCCGCTGTGGGGGGGGTATGTGTTTGAGCAGGTGAACCCACACGCCCCCTATTTGTTGTCGGTTCCGCTGTTGCTGCTGGCGGCGGGATGCGCGTTTTTGCTGCTGCGCGACCCATCGGCGGGGCGGGCGCTGCAACGGAGTTCGTCATGA
- a CDS encoding S8 family serine peptidase: MRAFKVLFLTAMIWLTGLAWWVGHPHVTQAGNAGIIPPTLRQTIQTQGNAGYLVFLTAQADLAQAQQIQDWQARGQAVYAALYQTAATSQSDLRNWLAQAKIRGDAVSFRPYYIVNAIYVTSNLAALEAIATRADIARIEPVTTLRVIPNQPAAAPATVEWGVAQIGADQVWADFNNRGEGVVVAELDTGVQYTHSALVNQYRGTDTGSHDYNWFDATGTFPSAPNDDNGHGTHGMGVIVGDDGGSNQVGVAPGARWIAAKGCNNFGACSNADLLAAGEWLLAPYPIGGDPGQGNPDMRPHVINSGWGGPGGNTWYQGMVQAWRAANIFPTFAVGGGGPGAGTIGSPADYAESFGTGATDMNDMLAPFSARGPSSLTDDIKPDAVAPGVNIRSTVLNNGYATYSGTSMATSFSAGCAALVYAAGPALDSYDVENLIQNTAVDLGDPGPDYDYGYGRIDCYAAVSQLNLPDCWLDVTPGYQNNILSLTYDLHTNVNATWRNFLIVQGNPYPLWNRTVPAGFTYQNTVSWGFPHVGWVVIVSALTTPTDGIICLDYGAVNTAQP; the protein is encoded by the coding sequence ATGCGTGCATTCAAGGTTTTGTTCCTGACGGCAATGATCTGGCTGACCGGGCTTGCCTGGTGGGTTGGGCATCCACACGTTACGCAGGCGGGAAATGCCGGCATTATCCCCCCCACCCTGCGCCAGACCATACAAACCCAGGGCAACGCCGGCTACCTGGTTTTTCTCACCGCCCAGGCAGACCTGGCCCAGGCACAACAAATACAGGACTGGCAGGCACGCGGGCAAGCCGTCTACGCCGCCCTGTACCAGACCGCGGCCACCAGCCAGTCAGACCTGCGCAACTGGTTGGCGCAGGCAAAAATCCGTGGCGACGCGGTCAGCTTTCGCCCCTACTACATCGTCAACGCCATCTACGTCACCTCCAACCTGGCGGCGCTGGAGGCCATCGCCACGCGCGCCGACATCGCCCGCATAGAGCCGGTGACGACACTGCGCGTTATCCCCAACCAACCGGCTGCCGCGCCGGCCACCGTTGAGTGGGGCGTCGCCCAAATCGGCGCGGACCAGGTGTGGGCGGATTTCAACAATCGTGGCGAGGGCGTCGTCGTCGCCGAGTTGGACACAGGCGTGCAATATACGCACAGCGCCCTCGTGAACCAGTATCGCGGCACAGACACCGGCAGCCACGACTACAACTGGTTTGACGCCACCGGCACATTCCCCTCCGCCCCCAATGATGACAACGGGCACGGCACGCACGGCATGGGCGTGATCGTGGGGGATGATGGCGGGAGCAACCAGGTCGGCGTTGCCCCCGGCGCACGCTGGATTGCCGCCAAAGGGTGCAACAACTTCGGCGCCTGCAGCAACGCCGATCTGCTGGCCGCCGGCGAATGGCTCCTTGCCCCGTATCCCATCGGCGGCGACCCGGGGCAAGGCAACCCCGACATGCGCCCCCACGTGATCAACAGCGGTTGGGGCGGTCCCGGCGGCAACACCTGGTATCAAGGCATGGTGCAGGCATGGCGTGCGGCCAACATCTTCCCCACCTTCGCGGTTGGCGGCGGCGGTCCCGGCGCGGGCACAATCGGCTCCCCCGCCGACTACGCGGAGAGCTTCGGCACGGGCGCAACGGACATGAACGACATGCTGGCTCCCTTCAGCGCCCGCGGCCCCTCCTCGCTCACAGACGACATCAAGCCGGACGCCGTCGCGCCGGGCGTCAACATCCGCTCCACCGTCCTCAACAATGGCTACGCCACCTACTCCGGCACATCCATGGCGACCTCTTTCAGCGCCGGCTGCGCCGCCCTGGTTTACGCCGCCGGGCCGGCCCTGGACAGCTACGACGTGGAAAACCTGATCCAGAATACAGCCGTAGACCTGGGCGATCCGGGACCGGATTACGATTATGGATACGGGCGCATTGACTGCTACGCGGCGGTGTCACAGTTGAATCTGCCCGACTGCTGGCTCGACGTCACGCCCGGCTACCAGAACAATATCCTCAGCCTGACCTATGACCTGCACACCAACGTGAATGCGACCTGGCGCAACTTCTTGATCGTGCAGGGCAATCCATATCCCTTGTGGAACCGGACCGTCCCGGCCGGATTTACCTACCAAAACACCGTTTCCTGGGGCTTCCCGCATGTGGGATGGGTCGTCATCGTTTCCGCCCTGACCACCCCAACCGACGGCATCATTTGCCTGGATTACGGGGCCGTGAATACGGCGCAGCCATAA
- a CDS encoding choice-of-anchor B family protein, whose amino-acid sequence MAVALLAFAWSNVTSAAPQQTTGDDIRNLTPFQQRFLADQQSPMKLDPMTATPCVGGFAGTYPCNNVDLLAFMPLANIGGGSGNDIWGWTDPQTGIEYAIMGRTSGTSFVDISDPENPIYVGNLPPHTGNSTWRDIKVYNNYAFIVSEASGHGMQVFDLTRLRNVPNPPVTFTEDAHYAGWSNAHNVVINEDTGFAYGVGSSACSGGLAMVNIQNPLNPTNAGCFSSDGYTHDAQCVIYQGPDAAYVGKEICFNSNEDTLTIVDVTNKAAPVQLSRNPYSGSRYTHQGWITDDHHYFLIDDELDEQTFGHNTRTRVFDISSLTAPTLVGYHDGVTPAIDHNMYVVGDYVFQANYRSGLRILDITDVGNANMTEEAFFDIYPSSDSPSFNGAWSVYPYFESGVVVVSGIEQGLFILAPTLAPDFNMSLTSSQLTICNNGNRSTTVNLTPKAGYTGNVTLSTVGLPNGASSNFSVNPVAVPGSSNMTVGANGVPAGSYPFMVHGTDGTLSHDEAANLTVVSGAPNAPTLIAPLGVDQPPLPTFQWTPANQGMSYLLVVKNLTNGNLMYAVTPDTSYTFATPLDPLTIYAWSVRAYNPCGTGNFAQFGFFRTQDIPPILVVDDDDNAPNVQSTYTGALDALGLTYDLWDTGNSDNEPDAGYLQQYDVVIWFTGDEFGGAAGPGAAGEAALATYLNAGGCLLISSQDYVWDRGVTGFMQSYLGIASATSDVSQSTVTGAAIYAGLGPYTLAYPFTNYSDLLNPAGGAATGFSGNQGSAAVVSGTHKAVFMGFPYEAIPAAGRGPVLSTTLNWCSQ is encoded by the coding sequence ATGGCCGTTGCGCTACTGGCATTCGCCTGGAGCAACGTCACCTCGGCCGCGCCCCAGCAAACAACTGGCGACGACATCCGCAATCTGACGCCGTTCCAGCAGCGGTTTCTGGCGGATCAGCAATCCCCGATGAAGCTAGACCCGATGACGGCGACGCCTTGTGTGGGCGGTTTTGCCGGCACTTACCCCTGCAACAACGTGGACTTGCTCGCCTTCATGCCCCTGGCCAACATCGGCGGCGGCAGTGGCAACGACATTTGGGGCTGGACCGATCCCCAGACCGGCATCGAGTACGCCATCATGGGCCGCACCAGCGGCACGTCCTTCGTGGACATCAGCGATCCGGAAAACCCCATCTACGTGGGCAACCTGCCCCCACACACCGGCAACTCCACCTGGCGCGACATCAAGGTTTACAACAACTACGCCTTCATCGTCAGCGAAGCCAGCGGCCACGGCATGCAGGTCTTCGACCTCACGCGCCTGCGCAACGTCCCCAACCCGCCCGTCACCTTCACCGAAGACGCCCACTACGCCGGCTGGAGCAACGCCCACAACGTCGTCATCAACGAAGACACCGGCTTCGCCTACGGCGTCGGCAGCAGCGCCTGCAGCGGCGGTCTGGCCATGGTCAACATCCAGAACCCCCTTAACCCCACCAACGCCGGCTGCTTCAGTTCCGACGGCTACACCCACGACGCGCAATGCGTCATCTATCAAGGCCCCGACGCCGCCTACGTGGGCAAGGAAATCTGCTTCAACTCCAACGAAGACACCCTGACCATCGTTGACGTAACCAACAAAGCGGCTCCCGTACAGCTATCGCGCAACCCGTACTCCGGCAGTCGCTATACGCACCAGGGTTGGATCACGGATGATCACCATTATTTCCTCATTGACGACGAACTGGACGAGCAAACCTTTGGTCACAACACGCGCACGCGCGTCTTTGACATCAGCAGCCTGACCGCCCCCACGCTCGTCGGCTACCATGACGGCGTCACGCCGGCCATTGACCACAATATGTACGTTGTCGGGGATTATGTCTTCCAGGCAAACTACCGTAGCGGTCTGCGCATCCTGGACATCACCGATGTCGGCAATGCCAATATGACCGAAGAAGCCTTCTTCGACATCTACCCCAGCAGCGACAGCCCCAGCTTCAACGGCGCCTGGAGCGTCTATCCTTATTTCGAGAGCGGCGTCGTCGTCGTCAGCGGCATCGAGCAAGGGCTGTTCATTCTCGCGCCCACGCTGGCTCCCGATTTCAACATGTCACTCACCAGTAGCCAGTTGACGATCTGCAACAATGGCAACCGCAGCACCACCGTCAACCTCACGCCAAAAGCGGGTTACACGGGCAATGTCACACTCAGCACCGTCGGCCTGCCCAATGGCGCGTCCAGCAACTTCAGCGTCAACCCCGTGGCCGTGCCCGGCAGCAGCAACATGACCGTCGGCGCCAATGGCGTTCCTGCCGGCAGCTACCCCTTCATGGTTCACGGAACGGATGGCACGCTTTCGCATGATGAAGCCGCCAATCTGACCGTCGTCAGCGGCGCGCCCAATGCCCCCACGCTGATCGCCCCATTGGGCGTCGATCAGCCGCCTCTGCCCACTTTCCAGTGGACCCCCGCCAACCAGGGCATGAGCTACCTGTTGGTCGTCAAGAATCTGACCAACGGCAACCTGATGTATGCCGTCACCCCCGACACCAGCTACACCTTCGCCACGCCCCTGGATCCGCTGACCATCTACGCCTGGTCCGTGCGCGCCTACAACCCCTGCGGCACGGGTAACTTTGCCCAGTTTGGCTTCTTCCGCACGCAAGACATCCCGCCCATCCTCGTGGTGGACGACGATGACAATGCCCCCAACGTGCAATCCACCTACACCGGCGCGCTGGATGCGCTGGGCCTGACCTACGATCTGTGGGACACGGGCAACAGCGATAACGAACCGGACGCCGGCTATTTACAGCAATATGACGTGGTCATCTGGTTCACGGGCGACGAATTCGGCGGCGCGGCGGGTCCCGGCGCCGCCGGCGAAGCGGCTCTGGCAACCTACCTGAACGCCGGCGGCTGCCTCCTCATCAGCAGTCAGGACTACGTCTGGGATCGCGGCGTGACGGGTTTCATGCAGAGCTACCTGGGCATTGCCTCCGCCACCAGCGACGTCAGCCAATCAACCGTCACCGGCGCGGCCATCTATGCCGGCCTCGGCCCATACACGCTCGCTTACCCCTTCACCAATTACAGCGATCTGCTGAACCCGGCGGGTGGCGCGGCCACGGGCTTTAGTGGCAACCAGGGCAGCGCCGCCGTGGTCAGCGGCACGCACAAGGCCGTCTTCATGGGCTTCCCCTATGAAGCGATCCCCGCTGCCGGTCGCGGCCCGGTACTGTCCACCACGCTTAACTGGTGCAGCCAGTAA
- a CDS encoding zinc-dependent alcohol dehydrogenase family protein yields the protein MHAMMLNAPRPVVDAPLTAVNVPASPPGAGQILVRVTVCGVCHTDLHTVEGDLDLPTLPITPGHQVVGRVAARGVGANRFALGDRVGVAWLNWTCGECAQCRAGRENLCANARFTGLHAHGGYAETLVVDERFAFPLPAEFSDMAAAPLLCAGIIGYRSLKLCGIEPGGKLGLYGFGASAHLVIQVARHWGCAVYVFTRGEEHRRLARALGAVWAGGAEDEIKGELDAGITFAPVGSLIPLALRHLRPAGTLAINAVHLTPIPELPYERLYGERVLRSVANFTRQDAADFLHLAAEIPIRAEVEAFPLAQANEALLKLKNSQIKGAAALVVA from the coding sequence ATGCACGCCATGATGTTAAACGCCCCGCGTCCGGTAGTTGATGCGCCATTGACGGCTGTCAATGTGCCGGCATCTCCCCCAGGCGCGGGTCAAATTCTGGTGCGCGTAACCGTCTGCGGCGTGTGCCATACCGACCTGCACACCGTCGAAGGCGACCTGGACCTGCCCACCCTGCCCATCACGCCAGGGCATCAAGTGGTAGGACGAGTCGCGGCGCGCGGCGTCGGGGCCAATCGCTTTGCGCTGGGCGACCGCGTGGGCGTGGCCTGGCTGAACTGGACCTGCGGCGAATGCGCGCAATGCCGCGCCGGGCGCGAGAACTTGTGCGCAAACGCCCGCTTCACCGGCCTGCACGCCCACGGCGGCTACGCGGAAACACTGGTTGTGGATGAGCGTTTTGCCTTCCCGCTTCCCGCCGAATTCAGTGATATGGCCGCGGCTCCCTTGCTTTGTGCCGGCATTATTGGCTACCGTTCGCTCAAATTATGTGGCATCGAACCCGGCGGCAAGTTGGGCCTCTACGGCTTCGGCGCCAGCGCCCATCTGGTGATTCAGGTGGCGCGTCACTGGGGATGCGCGGTGTATGTGTTCACCCGCGGCGAGGAACATCGCCGCCTGGCGCGGGCGTTGGGCGCGGTGTGGGCGGGTGGCGCGGAAGATGAGATTAAGGGGGAACTGGATGCCGGCATCACCTTTGCCCCCGTCGGCTCCCTCATCCCCCTGGCACTGCGTCACCTGCGTCCTGCCGGCACACTCGCCATCAACGCCGTCCACCTCACCCCCATCCCCGAACTGCCCTATGAACGCCTCTATGGCGAGCGCGTGCTGCGCAGCGTCGCCAACTTCACGCGGCAAGACGCCGCCGATTTCCTGCACCTCGCCGCCGAAATACCCATCCGCGCTGAAGTGGAGGCTTTTCCACTGGCACAAGCAAACGAGGCGCTCCTCAAGCTCAAGAACAGCCAGATCAAAGGCGCAGCGGCCCTCGTGGTTGCCTGA
- a CDS encoding UbiA family prenyltransferase, which produces MHKLRVFLEMIKFEHTIFALPFAYLGMVLAWGGWEAANWSDFIWITVAMAAARTAAMSLNRYIDRYIDRGNPRTARRPIQAGLIDARSVLIYALISLLVLGFAAWQLHPLAFALFPGALVFLVGYAYTKRYTWLCHYVLGFTDGLAPMGAWVAVRGSLFTAADMPAWLLLATVTFWIGGFDVIYACQDVDFDRQTGLHAIPARFGIRRGLQVAAASHVLTVALLVVLGITSSLGWVYWLGVAIVAVLLRYEHTLVKPDDLSKLGLAFFNINGYISVAIFLATLLAVWTG; this is translated from the coding sequence ATGCACAAACTCCGCGTTTTCCTGGAAATGATCAAATTTGAGCACACCATCTTTGCCCTGCCGTTTGCCTACCTGGGCATGGTGCTGGCCTGGGGCGGTTGGGAAGCCGCCAACTGGTCCGACTTCATCTGGATCACCGTGGCTATGGCCGCGGCGCGCACGGCGGCCATGTCGCTGAACCGCTACATTGACCGTTACATTGATCGCGGCAACCCACGCACCGCCCGCCGCCCCATCCAGGCGGGCCTGATTGACGCCCGCTCCGTCCTCATCTACGCCCTCATCTCGCTGCTGGTTCTCGGATTCGCCGCGTGGCAGCTTCATCCGCTGGCGTTCGCCCTCTTTCCCGGCGCGCTCGTCTTTCTCGTCGGCTATGCCTATACGAAAAGATATACCTGGTTGTGCCATTACGTGTTGGGCTTTACAGATGGATTGGCGCCCATGGGCGCGTGGGTGGCCGTGCGGGGGAGTTTATTTACGGCGGCGGATATGCCGGCATGGCTCCTCCTCGCCACCGTCACATTCTGGATTGGCGGCTTCGACGTCATCTACGCCTGCCAGGACGTAGACTTCGACCGCCAGACAGGGCTGCACGCCATCCCCGCCCGCTTCGGCATTCGCCGCGGATTGCAGGTAGCCGCCGCCAGTCACGTACTCACCGTCGCCCTACTCGTGGTACTCGGCATCACCAGCAGCCTCGGCTGGGTCTACTGGCTGGGCGTCGCCATCGTGGCCGTGCTCCTGCGCTACGAACACACCCTGGTCAAGCCAGACGACTTGAGCAAACTGGGGCTGGCCTTCTTCAACATCAACGGCTACATCAGCGTCGCCATCTTCCTCGCCACGCTCCTGGCCGTATGGACGGGGTGA
- a CDS encoding class II aldolase/adducin family protein, with product MITQLIAVGREIVDAGLVRGSGGNLSARRGVEMWITRSGADLGQLTGADFVPASLAPQTVVNQNGPRPSSELAMHRAAYAARPATQVVLHVHPPRAISLGLVGKEMPAFTPDFYLHLGPCVPLVPYLTPTTDTLAAAVGVALAQAPAALLQNHGVIVVGETAAQALLRLFLLEEHAGIYLTALSAGTPRLLTTQEQRDLDEITGGRYRINHSGTEIK from the coding sequence GTGATCACGCAATTGATTGCGGTGGGGCGGGAGATTGTGGACGCGGGGCTGGTGCGCGGCAGCGGCGGCAATCTGAGCGCGCGCCGGGGTGTGGAGATGTGGATCACGCGCTCCGGCGCGGACCTGGGGCAATTGACGGGGGCGGATTTTGTGCCGGCATCTCTCGCTCCCCAAACCGTCGTCAACCAGAACGGACCGCGCCCGTCGTCGGAGCTGGCGATGCACCGCGCCGCCTATGCGGCCCGACCGGCGACGCAAGTGGTGCTGCACGTTCATCCGCCGCGGGCGATCAGTCTAGGATTGGTGGGTAAGGAAATGCCGGCATTCACCCCCGACTTCTACCTCCACCTCGGACCCTGCGTGCCCCTCGTGCCCTATCTCACGCCCACCACGGACACCCTGGCCGCCGCCGTGGGCGTGGCGCTGGCGCAGGCTCCGGCGGCGCTGCTGCAAAACCACGGCGTCATCGTCGTCGGCGAAACCGCTGCCCAGGCTTTGCTGCGCCTGTTTCTATTGGAAGAACATGCCGGCATCTACCTCACCGCCCTTTCCGCCGGCACGCCCCGCCTCCTCACCACCCAGGAGCAACGCGACCTGGACGAGATCACGGGCGGGCGCTACCGGATTAACCACTCAGGGACGGAAATAAAATAG
- a CDS encoding NADP-dependent oxidoreductase gives MTMTTNQSWRIAARPQGRVQESDFAWVEEPVPDLAEGQVLVRNVYLSLDPTNRGWMGERATYLPPLPLGSVMRGITLGVVEASRDAGIQPGDIVSGTLGWTRYAVTTGQRVTRLPNLGVPLAAHFGLLGHIGLTAYFGLLEIGQPKPGETLVVSAAAGAVGSLVGQIGKIQGCHVVGIAGTDDKCRWITEDLGFDAAINYKTESVPARLRELRPRGIDIYFDNVGGDILDAALGQINLHGRVVLCGLISQYNATAAVPGPYNFPRILTQRMRVEGFIVLDYLDRAIEAYPSLITWSQQGKLQYRLHIVPGLEQAPAALNMLFDGTNQGKLLVQVSEEPGT, from the coding sequence ATGACAATGACAACCAATCAATCATGGCGCATCGCCGCTCGTCCGCAAGGACGGGTGCAGGAAAGTGATTTTGCCTGGGTAGAGGAACCCGTGCCCGACCTTGCCGAGGGGCAGGTGCTGGTACGAAACGTGTACCTGTCGCTCGACCCCACGAACCGGGGATGGATGGGCGAAAGAGCGACTTATTTGCCACCGTTGCCGTTGGGAAGCGTCATGCGAGGCATTACGTTGGGTGTGGTGGAGGCGTCGCGGGATGCCGGCATTCAACCGGGCGACATCGTCAGCGGCACATTGGGGTGGACCCGATATGCCGTGACCACCGGGCAACGAGTGACACGGCTACCGAATTTGGGCGTGCCCCTCGCGGCGCATTTTGGCCTCCTGGGGCATATCGGACTGACCGCATACTTTGGCCTGTTGGAAATCGGCCAGCCCAAACCGGGAGAAACGCTGGTTGTCTCCGCGGCGGCGGGAGCAGTGGGGTCGCTGGTGGGGCAAATCGGCAAAATTCAGGGGTGTCATGTGGTGGGAATTGCCGGCACAGACGACAAGTGCCGCTGGATTACGGAAGACCTGGGCTTTGACGCCGCCATCAACTACAAGACCGAATCCGTCCCCGCCCGCCTGCGGGAACTCCGCCCACGGGGGATTGACATCTACTTCGACAACGTCGGCGGGGACATCCTGGACGCCGCCCTCGGCCAGATCAACCTGCATGGCCGCGTCGTCCTCTGCGGCCTCATCTCGCAGTACAACGCCACCGCCGCCGTACCCGGCCCCTACAACTTCCCCCGCATCCTCACGCAACGGATGCGCGTGGAGGGTTTTATCGTCCTCGACTACCTGGATCGGGCCATCGAAGCGTACCCATCCCTGATCACGTGGTCCCAACAGGGCAAATTGCAGTATCGCCTGCACATCGTGCCGGGATTGGAGCAGGCCCCCGCCGCGCTGAACATGCTGTTTGATGGCACAAACCAGGGCAAACTGCTAGTGCAGGTCTCGGAGGAACCGGGGACGTGA
- a CDS encoding anti-sigma factor antagonist (This anti-anti-sigma factor, or anti-sigma factor antagonist, belongs to a family that includes characterized members SpoIIAA, RsbV, RsfA, and RsfB.) produces the protein MEISLEQFEDITIVHLAGELDGRTSPLVQDRLLPQVKPDGKILLNMTDVTHLSNAGLRTLLLLYRQITYQDGRVLLAGLSETLQDTMSATGFMDFFTTYDTVAAGLAALLHQD, from the coding sequence ATGGAAATCAGCCTCGAGCAGTTTGAAGACATCACCATCGTCCACCTTGCCGGCGAACTTGACGGCCGCACCAGCCCACTTGTCCAGGATCGGCTACTGCCCCAGGTCAAGCCCGACGGCAAAATCCTCCTGAACATGACGGACGTCACCCATCTTTCCAACGCGGGCCTGCGCACGCTGCTGCTACTCTACCGCCAGATCACCTACCAAGACGGGCGCGTCCTCCTTGCCGGGCTGTCCGAGACGCTGCAAGACACCATGTCCGCCACCGGATTCATGGATTTCTTCACCACCTACGACACCGTCGCCGCAGGATTGGCCGCCCTACTCCACCAAGACTAG